Proteins from a genomic interval of Actinoalloteichus hymeniacidonis:
- a CDS encoding tripartite tricarboxylate transporter TctB family protein gives MRPDSSDHARGSGPDPAGAEPPSEPAARRLGRTASLAVHLGITLVGVLGMLLALHAGIGSLSAPGPGLWPLAAASLATAAGLGTVVQTILGARATALNGSMRPAIGLGLAILFVLLFSFVSVIVALVVVFALWTRLLGEMPWPSVALWTVLGATLLYLLFGVLIATPFPAPLTVIP, from the coding sequence GTGCGGCCGGACTCCTCTGACCACGCCCGAGGGTCGGGCCCCGACCCAGCAGGCGCCGAACCGCCGTCCGAACCGGCGGCCCGCAGACTCGGACGGACGGCATCGCTTGCCGTCCATCTCGGCATCACCCTGGTCGGAGTGCTGGGGATGCTCTTGGCCCTGCACGCGGGCATCGGATCGCTCTCCGCTCCCGGCCCGGGACTGTGGCCGTTGGCAGCGGCATCGCTGGCCACGGCGGCCGGGCTCGGCACGGTGGTCCAGACGATCCTCGGGGCTCGCGCCACCGCACTGAACGGCTCGATGAGACCCGCCATCGGCCTCGGACTGGCAATCCTGTTCGTGCTGTTGTTCAGCTTCGTCAGCGTGATCGTCGCGCTCGTGGTCGTCTTCGCGCTGTGGACCCGACTGCTCGGCGAGATGCCCTGGCCTTCGGTGGCCCTCTGGACGGTGCTGGGCGCCACATTGCTCTACCTGCTCTTCGGCGTGCTGATCGCCACGCCGTTCCCCGCCCCGCTGACCGTGATCCCGTGA
- a CDS encoding tripartite tricarboxylate transporter substrate binding protein, with protein sequence MSDRRRRHRRPRLRTSLAAVLAATLTTTACAIGPGGINGSIPVDPASFPAGPIEVVVPYEAGGGTDQMIRALTQPVGDELGSEPLVVLNQPGGAGTIGTTRVVAASPDGHTLGFIAGGPVTVQPHYGRTIYSYDDVTPIARIAVAPIVLAVPADSPWNTLDDLLDDVRATPGSVRYASTGAGNPANLAMEKLDIAADVETTQVPFESSAESVTAVLGGNVEAAAGSPAGFAASVQSGDLRILANLGSVKGTGYEDVPTLRESGYDIATDITSGFIAPKDIPDEVAAEIAQAIGTALEDPAVREQIELSGAVPRFGDSADYAADIAAEYRDNGEVLRAAGLL encoded by the coding sequence ATGTCCGACAGGCGCCGAAGACACCGCAGACCGCGCCTCCGCACCAGCCTGGCCGCCGTGCTCGCCGCGACCCTCACCACCACCGCGTGCGCCATCGGACCCGGTGGCATCAACGGCTCCATCCCCGTCGACCCCGCCTCGTTCCCCGCAGGCCCGATCGAGGTCGTGGTGCCCTACGAGGCAGGCGGCGGCACCGACCAAATGATCCGAGCGCTCACTCAACCGGTCGGTGACGAGCTCGGCTCGGAACCACTGGTCGTGCTCAACCAACCCGGCGGCGCCGGCACCATCGGAACGACCCGGGTGGTCGCCGCCTCGCCGGACGGCCACACGCTCGGGTTCATCGCGGGCGGCCCCGTCACCGTCCAACCGCACTACGGCCGCACGATCTACTCCTACGACGACGTCACACCGATCGCCCGGATCGCCGTCGCCCCCATCGTGCTCGCCGTCCCCGCCGATTCGCCGTGGAACACCCTGGACGATCTGCTCGACGACGTCCGCGCCACGCCCGGATCGGTGCGATACGCCTCGACCGGCGCGGGGAATCCCGCGAATCTGGCCATGGAGAAACTCGACATCGCCGCCGACGTGGAGACCACCCAGGTCCCCTTCGAGAGCAGCGCCGAGTCCGTCACCGCGGTTCTCGGCGGCAACGTCGAGGCGGCCGCAGGCTCACCGGCCGGATTCGCTGCATCGGTGCAATCCGGTGATCTACGGATCCTGGCCAATCTGGGCAGTGTGAAGGGAACCGGTTACGAGGACGTCCCCACCCTGCGCGAGTCCGGCTACGACATCGCCACCGACATCACCTCGGGTTTCATCGCCCCCAAGGACATCCCCGACGAGGTGGCCGCCGAGATCGCCCAGGCGATCGGCACCGCCCTCGAAGACCCTGCGGTGCGCGAACAGATCGAACTCAGCGGCGCCGTCCCCCGATTCGGTGACTCCGCCGACTACGCGGCCGACATCGCCGCCGAATACCGGGACAACGGGGAGGTGCTTCGTGCGGCCGGACTCCTCTGA
- a CDS encoding RraA family protein has translation MTDNVEAEYDEYLAAGRIWGLVDRNRIKKIKFPRLSPDIVKRYLAIDDLTTSVSDVLDSLGIDGAVPASYLRPLSTGQKCVGPAITIRNILERKTPTQGYVDKEPIRMSTRDIYYLAEPGDVLVTDTGGDLSISNMGGQSCAVAKTVGLAGSIVYGAVRDANTIRASGYPVWSCGVTPITGKFRIEAIEMNGPVTLHDVRVNPGDLMVADDSGVCVVPYEHVEHVITEVEKIAAAEERMTSLILSGAPISELRPLFRKRYS, from the coding sequence ATGACGGACAACGTGGAAGCCGAGTACGACGAATACCTCGCCGCAGGTCGCATCTGGGGACTCGTGGACCGCAACCGGATCAAGAAGATCAAATTCCCCCGGCTGTCCCCCGACATCGTCAAGCGATACCTGGCGATCGACGACCTCACGACCTCCGTCTCCGACGTCCTGGACTCCCTCGGCATCGACGGCGCCGTGCCCGCCTCCTACCTGCGGCCCCTGTCCACCGGCCAGAAATGTGTCGGCCCGGCCATCACCATCCGCAACATCCTGGAACGTAAGACCCCCACCCAGGGCTACGTCGACAAGGAACCCATCAGGATGTCCACCCGCGACATCTACTACCTCGCCGAACCCGGCGATGTACTGGTCACCGACACCGGCGGCGACCTCTCCATCTCCAACATGGGCGGCCAGTCGTGCGCCGTCGCCAAGACCGTCGGCCTGGCGGGCAGCATCGTCTACGGCGCGGTGCGCGACGCGAACACCATCCGCGCCAGCGGCTACCCGGTGTGGAGTTGCGGGGTCACCCCGATCACCGGCAAGTTCCGCATCGAAGCGATCGAGATGAACGGACCGGTCACCCTGCACGACGTCCGCGTCAACCCCGGCGACCTGATGGTCGCCGATGACTCCGGGGTCTGCGTGGTGCCCTACGAGCACGTCGAGCACGTCATCACCGAGGTCGAGAAGATCGCCGCAGCAGAGGAACGCATGACCTCCTTGATCCTCAGCGGCGCACCGATCTCCGAACTGCGACCGCTGTTCCGCAAGCGCTACAGCTGA
- a CDS encoding adenylyl-sulfate kinase has protein sequence MLPVVWLWGTSGVGKSTVGHLLAARLAAHGVDAAFVDADQLRLAAGIAASESELIGVGLRALSPGYRRAGARVLVVAGLLDDHARLPRLLPNPAVDRLLVCLLSARAEVLRERILRRGWLVESAEQAIADAARIDAVAADIRVDTSTLTADEVATRLLPRVVAHAVRAGTPPGALAGERGETPGTDRVLLLTGAGGVGASTVGFQVFLQLAGGGHRAGYLDAHQLGFLGDDPRGARLPGLRLRNTEAMVGVLAEHGAATVVVTADLDLAERLGDELGRSGTRVDTGLLSAGPHTLAARIRRRADGAGPPLAGDHRRGLVGRALEESISRSVREAAGLETFRGAAHRVSTDGVEPIGVATSILAIVGCAPDVV, from the coding sequence GTGCTGCCGGTCGTGTGGCTGTGGGGGACCTCGGGGGTCGGGAAGTCCACCGTCGGTCATCTGTTGGCCGCGCGTTTAGCGGCTCACGGCGTCGATGCCGCGTTCGTCGACGCTGATCAACTGCGGTTGGCGGCCGGGATCGCCGCCTCCGAGTCGGAGCTGATCGGAGTCGGTCTGCGCGCCCTGTCGCCCGGATACCGGCGAGCGGGCGCGCGGGTTTTGGTCGTCGCGGGCCTCCTCGACGACCATGCCCGACTTCCGCGACTGCTCCCGAACCCCGCCGTAGACCGGCTTCTGGTGTGCCTGCTGTCCGCCCGGGCGGAGGTACTCCGCGAACGCATTCTTCGTCGGGGCTGGCTCGTCGAGTCGGCCGAACAGGCCATCGCGGACGCCGCGCGGATCGATGCCGTCGCAGCGGATATCCGGGTCGACACCAGCACACTCACGGCCGACGAGGTGGCGACCCGGCTGCTGCCCCGGGTGGTGGCGCACGCGGTGCGGGCAGGCACCCCTCCCGGAGCGCTCGCCGGGGAACGCGGGGAGACTCCCGGAACGGATCGGGTCCTCCTGCTGACCGGCGCGGGAGGAGTGGGTGCGTCGACCGTCGGATTCCAGGTGTTCCTGCAGCTGGCAGGCGGCGGGCACCGCGCGGGCTATCTGGATGCCCACCAGTTGGGGTTCCTCGGTGACGACCCGCGCGGGGCTCGCCTTCCAGGGCTGCGCCTTCGCAACACCGAGGCCATGGTCGGGGTGCTCGCCGAGCACGGCGCCGCAACCGTCGTCGTCACCGCCGATCTCGATCTGGCCGAGCGCCTCGGGGACGAACTGGGCCGCAGCGGGACCCGCGTCGACACCGGCCTGCTGTCAGCCGGCCCACACACCCTGGCCGCACGCATCCGCAGGCGGGCCGACGGCGCGGGGCCGCCGCTGGCGGGCGACCATCGCCGGGGCCTGGTGGGACGCGCGCTGGAGGAATCGATCTCGCGCAGCGTGCGGGAAGCCGCAGGCCTCGAGACGTTCCGAGGCGCGGCGCACCGGGTGTCCACCGACGGCGTCGAGCCGATCGGGGTCGCGACCTCGATCCTGGCCATCGTGGGATGCGCCCCGGACGTCGTCTGA